Proteins co-encoded in one Candidatus Kapaibacterium sp. genomic window:
- the rfbA gene encoding glucose-1-phosphate thymidylyltransferase RfbA: MTKGIILAGGSGTRLYPMTAVFSKHLLPIYDKPMIYYPLSTLMLVGIRQILLISTPRDISYFQQLLGDGSQWGIELVYAVQPEPRGIPEAFLYGRHFIGSDQVCLILGDNLFYGKLDFLREALRTNAGGTIFGYPVHDPQRYGVVELAPDGSILSIEEKPARPRSPYAIPGLYIYTADVVDIAATLRPSARGELEIVDVHRAYWAQGRLQVRLLGRGIAWLDTGTPEALVEASIFIHAIEKRQGTKIACPEEIALHQGYITLEQFYRATADLPPSPYREYCLRVAAEYEQQASACS, encoded by the coding sequence ATGACGAAGGGAATCATCCTGGCTGGCGGCAGCGGAACACGACTCTACCCGATGACAGCCGTGTTCAGCAAGCATCTGCTGCCCATCTACGACAAGCCGATGATCTACTACCCGCTGTCAACGCTGATGCTCGTGGGGATTCGGCAGATTCTGCTCATCTCCACCCCACGCGACATCTCCTACTTCCAGCAGTTGCTCGGCGACGGCTCCCAGTGGGGGATTGAGCTCGTCTACGCTGTCCAACCCGAACCACGCGGGATCCCGGAAGCCTTCCTCTATGGCCGCCATTTCATCGGCTCCGACCAAGTCTGCCTCATCCTCGGCGACAATCTCTTCTACGGCAAGCTGGACTTCCTTCGCGAGGCCCTGCGGACGAACGCTGGAGGAACTATCTTCGGCTACCCCGTCCACGACCCCCAGCGGTACGGTGTCGTAGAGCTTGCGCCCGACGGGAGCATCCTGAGCATCGAAGAGAAGCCAGCCCGCCCGCGCTCGCCGTACGCTATCCCCGGCCTCTACATCTACACGGCTGATGTCGTTGACATCGCAGCTACCCTCCGGCCCAGTGCTCGTGGAGAGCTGGAGATTGTAGATGTCCACCGTGCTTACTGGGCACAGGGACGACTGCAGGTCCGCCTGCTCGGACGCGGCATTGCATGGTTGGATACCGGGACTCCGGAGGCCCTCGTGGAGGCCAGCATCTTCATCCATGCCATCGAGAAGCGGCAAGGCACGAAGATTGCCTGCCCAGAGGAAATCGCGCTCCACCAGGGGTACATCACGCTAGAGCAGTTCTACCGGGCAACGGCAGACCTTCCGCCTAGTCCGTACCGGGAGTACTGCCTACGAGTGGCTGCTGAGTATGAGCAGCAGGCCTCAGCCTGCTCCTGA
- a CDS encoding RNA-binding protein: MNIYIGNQPYSVREEQLRSWFEEYGTVERATVVIDRFTGRSRGFGFGEMPNEQEARRAIEALNGSELEGRTLVVNLARPRSESPQSGCRMASRSGRRW, translated from the coding sequence ATGAACATTTACATCGGGAACCAGCCGTACTCGGTAAGGGAAGAGCAGTTGCGCTCATGGTTTGAGGAGTACGGCACCGTTGAGCGAGCGACCGTCGTCATCGATCGCTTCACGGGGCGCTCGCGAGGTTTTGGCTTTGGAGAGATGCCAAATGAGCAAGAGGCTCGGCGAGCGATTGAGGCGCTCAACGGGAGCGAACTCGAAGGGCGCACGTTGGTGGTCAATCTAGCGCGTCCGCGCTCTGAGTCGCCGCAGAGCGGGTGTAGGATGGCCTCCCGTAGTGGGCGCCGCTGGTAG